A window of Strigops habroptila isolate Jane chromosome 5, bStrHab1.2.pri, whole genome shotgun sequence genomic DNA:
tcttttccttgactAAGGAAGATGCATCCAAGGAGATTTCCTGTGTCTGCCTTGGAAAGGTGCATTGTTACAGTCTCTAAGGTGTTTTGGAGTATCTGCATTCGGGCACGGTCTGTAAGGGATGCACACTCTGAAATACAGCAACTGTAGCGAGGGTGACGAGATAATAGTCAGAATGAACATGACCACTGCAAAGGACAGGCAAAATGGATGTCTGTGAAGATCTGAGTTGAAAATAAAGGGAATCATGGCAGTCCTGTTCCAAAGGGCTGCTATTACAGTTGCTTAAAACCTGGTGGTGCTCAGTATATGATACAATTTGTGTGTCACAGGTGGAattggttgttttctttctggttttcatatatttattcGAGGTGCAGCTGTCTTCTGTGgttatatttatttatcttccCTTCACTTCCACGTTTCTCTTAGAAATGATTTTGTTAAACTTCTCCTTTGCCGTGTCTGTAATTGAAAAAGCAAATCCAAAGAGGGGGGAAATCCCAGATGAAATCATGTCAGGTTCTTTCTGCACATTACTTCCAAAGGCTGTGCTTTCAGAGGCTGTGTTCCTGTAAACTCttaaagcttccttttctccttatATGAAATAAGGAACTCCCAGGATTTAAGAGTATTGGCTCATGTGTAAATGGATTGAGTTAGACAGCAAAGGTTGTTGCTACCTCGATTTGCTTGGTCTGCTTCGTCTGAGCTGAATGGCTGGGCTGGACTTGAAGTAATTCCTGAGGAGGGAAAAGCAACCAACCTGGGTACTAATTGCTCTGGCTATCTCACTTTCATTTGCCATCGTTCCTGAGTTGGGATGGTAGATTTATGCTCAAATCTTGTGACCTGGAGGGATGACTCTTGTGGTATTTTCAAGCCAGGAGTACTTGCTCTGCACCAGGTGAAGCTCTCCCCTCCTCTTTAGTACAAACATCCATCCAGACACACAcagaactgttttattttctgcttaaaaatgaTAATAAGAGACACAAATATCtctttttcaatgaaaaacaGGACATTTAAATTCTGTCCTCTCTTTCAAAGCCTCTTTGGAGGAGCCTGGGACTACTCGTTTCATCAATGTTTGCTGAGAGCTCTTTGAATTCCTGCACCACCATCAGCTAATGAATGAATGTAAATTATCTCTGAAACAGATTCATTTAACTCTGGTCTAATGTGTACCATTTGGCCTCTCGGAGTCCAAACACAGTGACTTACTTTTGTGTGGCAAATTGAGCACTTTGTTTGTGCTCATCTGTTCAGATGAGCAGTTCAAACTGCTCATCTGTTGTGTGATGAGAAGGGCCTCGCATTACCCTTACTTTTCAGTGCAAGGATTTAAAGGGCAGGTCATCGGTGTTCAATAACAGCCAAATAGTTCTGATTATCTGTTCATCTTCTGTTCTGTAGGTGTTTGTTAGCAAGGTTTTGGAATTAGTGACGTGCATTTTGCTTTCGATCCTGTCACCCTCAATGAGGCTCCATATacagagcagaatttggcttGCCCGATTGAACGCACTGTATCTGAACGCAGCCAAATGTGTCTGTAGTTTATAGATTACTAATAGTTCACTAGAACGTAAATCAAACATAATTCAGAGCACAAAGCTTGTTTTGTGTTGTACAGCTGTACCTTCCATCATGTAAGTCAATGTTTCTTTCAACTTTAAGCTCGGAGTCTTAAGCTGCTGCTCTGTTACTTTGATCAGTGCATGACTTAACACAGACATGGAATGTGATGTAACACATTCAGTGTCTGTCAAACACAGACATTTGCTGtgatgaaatcttttttttggGTAGAATCTTCCACATAGGAAGGTATAATTACCATTTTGCTAAAGATTTGATAAATAATGATGCACGTAAATAGACAGTCTTAATAATTCCATTTGATACTGCGGGATCACAGGGGGATGATGATTTGTACCCCTGTCCCCAAATCTACAATGTGTTACTTAGATGaatttaatgcattaaaatggATGCAGTGCCTGATGGTTAAGAGCTGTGTCTCCTGATGGCCTCAGTTTTGTGTTCTGCGACCAATAAATGGAGTCTGATCCcaggtcagaggaagaggttGGTCACGCTTCAGCCTCAAAGTCTCGGCTCCGTCAGGTCttagagctgctctgtgcttcaATCCCTTTTCCCAtggttttcccctttctttgcCTCCAAGTTGAGTGCTGTTTGTTGTTGCTAATTGTAGATAATGTAGTACTGATGTTCTGAAAAGCATACGGAGCTGATATTCACCCAAAGGATGATACCACTACCTTCAGAGCTGCCGAGACAATTTTGCTGGCATAGGCTCATTTAGTGATGAATTGCAGTAATAGCAGTTCAAGACCTCCAGCATATTAGTGAAAATGAATCCACTGAGCACTAGTCCCACGGCACTGCAACAGCACTTAAAGAACACTGATTTCCttgaagggagaaaaatctgATTAAGAGATTTAGCTGagtttctttgtttggtttctcTAACAGCGGTGTGGcgtttgtatttgtttcttgaTGTATGTTATCGTAAGGAATTTAATATACATCAGAAAACCAGGAGAGTGCCATAAACACAgaacattgttttctgtttcagcgGATGGGTGTCTCTGATATACTACAATGAGCAAAGATGTAGCACTAggattgcttttaatttcttgtaaCAAACTGACCTAACACCTGGttatacaaggaagaaaagctcaATATGCTAAAATTGAGAGGATCCATAGTAGTGTATACAGTGGTGGGTCTCAGTGGTAAAAGTGTTGTAGAAATGAATGCAATAATTGGAAAGGATTATTCTAATAAAAACCAAGCCTATTATTGAAATAGTTGTCTAATTTGAGAGAAATAGGGATAAAGACAGGCTTCATGTTGATGATGTGTTGATGCTTTGCATGAGAACAGTGTGTTCCATCAGCTCTGGAGTGTGATCAGTGGAGAACGGAAATGTCCCAAGTTGGACTCCTTTGTGTAATCTCCTCTAAAATAACCAGGTGCTAGAAAATTAGAGGGATCTGGAATAAAAGGATTCCtaaaacaggaggaaaacatgaaagtatgcatctcccttctttcttccttctccatccctaCATCCTTCATGTCTAGCTGGGAGGGGGCATCTTTGGGGCATGCCTAGAACATACATAAGCGTAGCTGAAAGTGGCTCCAAGTAGAAACCCTGTTCTGCTTTTGGTAAGTTTTAATGCAGCACCTCTGTATGTGCTGTTTAAAACAACTCCTTTATCGGAAATCTCACTTGGATTTGTAGATATTTTGCTTCCAATTTTTATAATTAACCTCAACCACTGATTACAGTTAATGTCAAAGgatcatgaaaacattttaattctcttccACATACCACAGCATGTTTGTAAAGATGTTCAAAATGTGTGATGTATATTTAGGTGGTGGTTTCTTCATCATTTCCCCATCTCCATGGGGAACCTATGGGGGAGGAAGTAAAGGAATACTGATAAATCAGCTCTTTTTGGTCAAATACAGTGTAGTCTTGCAGACTTTAACACACAAGCCTGTATGAGAGGCAGTAAGATATTCGGAAGAACTGGGATTTATGGATAGTTCTGCTATTTTAGGGCTAATACAGGCTACAGCTTTGTCAGGTTGACAACTCCAGAAGGATTATCTGGAGATATGAGTAATCATTGATAGTTTGGGCAAGACGTTTTCTGTGCTGAGGGCAGGGATACACTCGTAACGCTGGCTACATTAAATGGGTCTGCTTATGTGAGGGCAATAAAAAGAGTATTTGCTGTTGCTCTACTATCTTtgggaaaagctaaaaaattGATATACAAGTGTATGGAGGAAGCAGTGGTATTTATAGCAGATGACTTTGTGGGTAGGTGTGGGTGTTGATACACACAGGGCTCTCGATGATCGGATGATGAGTTATGATGAAGAACTATTTCTCTATGTGTTGTGATGTGACAAGCAGCATGCCACTTCTCTCCAATTCTCTTGCAGTTTCTGTAAGTTAAAGTCAGAGGAATACTTTTTCTGAATAAGAATTAACAAATAAATCAcggaatcataaaatcatttaagttggaaaaagCCTTTAGGATCATCGAAGCCTGTGTTGCTTTCAGCTAGATCAAGAAGCTTCTCAGGCTGAAGATTCAGAACTTGACAAGGTATTCTAATAGTAGTAAACTAAAAATGCTAAGGCTGTGTTGACAGCATCATCCAAGAGCTCAGATGATTTATTAATGCAAAACACTTTGAATTTTAAGGATTAACAAGATGATTTCTACATTCCTCAAGAAAGAGTTGAATTGCAAATCTTAAGATGTACCTTTTTGGCTCTGATGCAAACATGTGCTGCTTCAAGTAGCACGAGCTACAGgcttctaattttaaaatccagatttcttcagagaaattaGGATTTAATTAcagaggtatttaaaaacacacaaacagtGCACATCTTGAGGTGCATTCGCTGAATAAAGATTAGTGAACTAAGGCAAGCCTGCAAAATGCTTGTTAAGGTAATGTAAGAGGTGGGTTGAACTGTCTGGCTAATGACTAAAGGTTGTACCGTGTTACAGTAACTGTCTGCAATGCCTTATAGGTTGATTTAAGTAATGTAAGTTAGGGATAAACAACATTTAGCTTCTTTATGCTTTTGTCATGTGTACAGCAGTGTGAATGCTGCAAAGAAGACTTTGATATTCCAACTTTTCATTTAATTgccttctgaaagaaatatcaTTAACAATTCAGAAGGTGCAAATAAACCAGACAAGATTCATATGCCATTAATGGAATTATGTGAAGAGTTGGAATAATATCCCTTAATCTTAAAAAGAGGTAAGTCTCTTACAGAATTAaggtttttctgctgcttttcatgctgCATGAGGTATTATAGTTAACACGAGTTGCTGATAGGAAGCATCCTCACTAATCCCGGTTGGAAAGCGGCGCGTTCTGTGCGCGTTAGAAAAGGTACAAGAAGAGATTTTATAGGTCCTTCGTTAAATAACTGCTTAATTACAGCCCCAAACAAGCAGAGGCTAGATCTGTGAATGCTGCTGGCAGGTTTCCCTATGTCTGGCCTAAGTTATCAAACCTTAGTCCAGGTGAGAAGCATCACGTGTAATGTCTTGGTGTGCTACAGAGGAACATGTGTGCAAATTTACATTGGTAAATTCAAGGGCAGAACTTGTTagaaaaggcattaaaaacaTCTTATAGGCATTAAAACAGCTTCTACTCACCCTTCTCTGTGAGCTTCTCCTTTCTCTAGCTCCTGTATAACACCCAACAACACTTTGATGGTTTCCTGACTAGAGCTGATCAAGCTTTCCATCATCTGAAGCTGGGCTTTCAAGTCCACAACTTCGGTGTGAGGCACGATTTGTTGGCATTCCTCGCTGACCGCCACGGCCGTCTGGCAGGGCTGGTTCTCCTCCATAGGCGAAACGTTCAGCTGAAGGGTCTGTTCATTACATTCAGTGGCTTGACACTGCGCCCGCGACGAGCAGGCTCGAGCATCTCCCGCTGCCTGGGGCTGAGCACCGTTGAGGTGCACCGTCCTCTTTTTGTCCTCCTCGGCTGCTGGGCACGGCGACCAGGCGGTCTCGGCCGTGAGGTGTGACAAGTCGGGCTGGGAGGCGTTGGAACCAGACGCTGGTAAATAAACAGTGGCCACCTCAGTCTTGAAGACCCTCCCGTGGAGGGCTTGGGTGGCCTCCTCGCTCCCCGCTGCCTGTTTCCCTCGGCTGGGCGGCCGGGCAGCGGTGGTGGGATCCTCCAAAGCGGGGTCGGATGAGtttgggagaggaggaggaggtggcgTGCCTGTGGGAGAGCTGTGCAAACCAGTGCTTTCCCAGCCCTCGGCCCCGTTGTCGCGAGAGCCCGCGCTGGAGCGCTCGTTGATGTGGGAAATGAACTCTGCTGTCTGCAGGCTCCCAGCCTTCTTGCCCCACTGAATGGTCTCCCCTGAGCTCCCGCTGTCTTTGTCCTTCACATCTATTAGAAACCCGTTGTTTTGACCCTTAAAGGTGTCGACGGTCGAGGCGCTTTTAAGAATATTCCCTTTTTTCCGGTCCAGAGGAAAGGTCTGGTAACACTTTTTAAGATCAGGGGAAGTCTGGACTCCTGTGCTCTTGGTGACGTTGGGTATCGACCTCCGGGCAGGCACCGTCATGTACTTGCGATAGGTTTTGTAGGAAATGGACTTGGCTTCTCTCTTGTCGGGATCCGGTGTGGTAGAGAGCTCTTTGTCCCTCTGCTCGTTCTGGGCCTCGCAGATATCTTTAAATCTCACCTGGAGGGCTTTGTTTCGTTTCTTGATCTGCCGGTTGGGATCCAGCGCGTATTTCATCTCCAGTGCGAGTGAAGCCGCTGGTTCAACTTCGCTTTCTGAGGTGGTGAGTAAGCATTTGCTGGGCTCCTTACTCACCATGATGCCTGTGTTCAAAAACAGTTCAATAAGCATCATGTTAtgacagaaatgctgcttttaccCCCCCAAGCGTGCAATATTTGAGCTGACTTATGCTTTGACTGAAACGGCTGCCactcatggaatggtttgtgttggaggggaccttaaagctcacccagttccaccccctgccacgggcagggacaccttccactagagcaggttgctccaagcccctgtgtccaacctggccttgaacgctgccagggatggggcagccacagcttctcaacCCTTTTGGTCAATTCTGTCACTTCAAGGATGCTTGCTCAGTGGTTGCACTTCACTGCAAGGCAATATGGGCTCTCAGGAGTCATGTCACCTGAATTTACTCGATAGTTAATATACTTCGTAGCTAAACCAAACCTGGCTATCGATCAATAATCATTAGCAACTGGTAGTGCTGTATGCCTAACATTGATGAACTACTGAAGTTTATGGAAGAAGTCAGCAGCGCATCAATTAAGGTTTTGCTTCAAATGCAAACCAACCCATCCTTGACAAAAAGCACTAATATGCCTTTAGAATGGAGCTTTTTATCCCAAAGGATCCTAAAGcactaaaagaaagaaaacagcacaaaaaaccTGTGATGATTCACAGAAATTACTTAATCTGCTATTGAAATATAAGCACCTCCTCAAGGATGAGAAGATGCCAACTGCTTAACACAGCACTTAGCAGAAAAACCCCTCAACAGCTCTATTGTTGTACAGATCATATGGGATCTGTAGTAACTGAGGAGTTAAGGCCTCATTTTTACACCTCATTTGAAGTGGTCTTTTTGACTCTCCTATTGCACAAATTGCTCCCTAATGCTGGGATTTACTGGATAGCCCAATTCCCACTTAATCCAAGTGTTCTGCATGTATCTCCTATTTAAACAGCAATGTATCCGCAGAAGGACTTGGGGTACAATGTAAAAGGAATAAAGGGACTTTCAGGTGTGGTATTTGAAAtaggtttttaattaaaatcaaataaaccTGAAGCTCTTGAAGAGTTAAGTGCCACAACAGAGTTTGTTTTATCAAGTGACACAAGTGAATCCTTAGGAGCAGTTTGTATTTAGTTTTAATGTAAGAAAACACaatcaagaaattattttcaatggGAAAATGAATGTTTATGGGCTTCTAAAAGTAATAGTAACATCTCCCCAAAGTTATCGAGACAGACAGATGTATCTGTACGCTGCAGGGGTGGATTTCTGGGTTATGAA
This region includes:
- the INSYN2A gene encoding inhibitory synaptic factor 2A isoform X1 gives rise to the protein MVSKEPSKCLLTTSESEVEPAASLALEMKYALDPNRQIKKRNKALQVRFKDICEAQNEQRDKELSTTPDPDKREAKSISYKTYRKYMTVPARRSIPNVTKSTGVQTSPDLKKCYQTFPLDRKKGNILKSASTVDTFKGQNNGFLIDVKDKDSGSSGETIQWGKKAGSLQTAEFISHINERSSAGSRDNGAEGWESTGLHSSPTGTPPPPPLPNSSDPALEDPTTAARPPSRGKQAAGSEEATQALHGRVFKTEVATVYLPASGSNASQPDLSHLTAETAWSPCPAAEEDKKRTVHLNGAQPQAAGDARACSSRAQCQATECNEQTLQLNVSPMEENQPCQTAVAVSEECQQIVPHTEVVDLKAQLQMMESLISSSQETIKVLLGVIQELEKGEAHREGLSYRTGQDTANCDTCRNSACIIYSVELDFKQQEDKLQPVLRKLHPIEETQVAPLPYSQESYSSTPKQKSKTESKKHGRWKLWFL
- the INSYN2A gene encoding inhibitory synaptic factor 2A isoform X2; translation: MVSKEPSKCLLTTSESEVEPAASLALEMKYALDPNRQIKKRNKALQVRFKDICEAQNEQRDKELSTTPDPDKREAKSISYKTYRKYMTVPARRSIPNVTKSTGVQTSPDLKKCYQTFPLDRKKGNILKSASTVDTFKGQNNGFLIDVKDKDSGSSGETIQWGKKAGSLQTAEFISHINERSSAGSRDNGAEGWESTGLHSSPTGTPPPPPLPNSSDPALEDPTTAARPPSRGKQAAGSEEATQALHGRVFKTEVATVYLPASGSNASQPDLSHLTAETAWSPCPAAEEDKKRTVHLNGAQPQAAGDARACSSRAQCQATECNEQTLQLNVSPMEENQPCQTAVAVSEECQQIVPHTEVVDLKAQLQMMESLISSSQETIKVLLGVIQELEKGEAHREGNCKRIGEKWHAACHITTHREIVLHHNSSSDHREPCVYQHPHLPTKSSAINTTASSIHLYINFLAFPKDSRATANTLFIALT